In Candidatus Omnitrophota bacterium, the genomic stretch AGGTTTTCTTAAGGCGGATTTTTGTCCCGTCCTTTTCAATTTCCAGCTCCATAAGGCTGTTTTCATTCATAAGATTGATCATTTCTTTGATTTCTTTAATGTTCACTCTTTTCCTTCCTTCCTTATTTAGGAGACCCTTTCAACGTATCCACCGGTGCGTGTGTCAATTTTAACCTTGTCGCCTTCGTTAATAAATAACGGAACTTGAATAGTGGCCCCTGTTTCAACTTCAGCAGGTTTTGTCCCGCTTTTTGCTGTGTCTCCTTTAATGCCCGGCTCCGTGTGCATGATTGTAAATATGATAAAATTAGGAAGATTAACGCTTAAGGTGTCATGTTTATAAAAATATCCGGAAACTTCAAGGTTGTCTTGAAGGAATTTTTTATTATCTCCGATGCTTTCTTCGGGGATTGCAATTTCTTCAAAAGTCTCTTGATCCATGAAATGGAACATCCCGCCGGATTGATATTGATATTGAAGCTTTCTTTCTTCAACAAAGGCAACTTCTATTTTTTCATCGCCTCGAAAAGTTTTTTCAAGAACATTGCCGGTTTTCATGTTCCTGCATTTGGCGCGTACAAAAGCCGCACCTTTGCCGGGTTTAACATGTTGAGCGTCAATAACCATATACACTACGTCATCCACTAGGATTGTTACACCTGATTTGACTTCATTAATTGATAGAGCCACTTAACACCTCGCATCCTTTCTTGGTTACTAAAACCATATCTTCTATTCTTATTCCAAATTTCCCCGGTAAATAAATTGCTGGTTCAACTGTAAAGACCATTCCCGGGGTTAATTTTTCCTGATTTTTGCCGGATATTGTTGGTTTTTCGTGGATATCCAGCCCTACTCCATGCCCTAGGCTATGCCCAAAGTATTCTCCGAAGCCCTTTTGACTGATGGTGCTGCGCGCTTGTGAATCAATCTTGGCAATCAAAGTTCCAGGCTTGATTGCATTTATGGCGCTTCTATTTGCCTTAAGCACTAAGTCGTAAATGCTTCTTGCGTAAACACTAATTCTACCTAAAAAGAAAATTCTTGTCAAGTCTGATTTATAGCCTTCGTAATCTACCCCAATGTCTACTAACACAAGTTCGTTATTCCTAATTCTTTTTTGCGAAGAGATGTGGTGCGGAAAGCTGGAATTTGCGCCTGAGGCAACTATTATGTCAAAAGCCGAAGCCTTTGCGCCATGATATCTTATGAAACGTTCAAGTTCAGCTACAACTTCTAGTTCTTTCTTTCCCGGTTTGATTACCCTCTTTGCAAAATTTAGCGCTTCTTTAGTGATTGCAATAGCTTTGCGGATTTTCTTTAATTCTTCAACAGATTTTACCTCTCTTAAGTTCTCAACCAAATCTTGTGTTGGGATTAAGCTGACTTTTTTCCCAAAAGCTGTTTTTATTTTTTTGTAACCGCTAAAAGAAAGATTCCTTTCTTCAAAGCCTATCCGTTTTGCATTTATTTCAAGGCAAATCTCAACTAAGGTTTGCGTAATAGCCCCATCAATCTTTTTAATTATGATTTCGCGTCCAAGCCGTTTTTTTGCTTCTTCTGTGTATCTTGAATCCGTAAGATAAAACAGCCTATTTTTGCTGATTAGAAAGTAGGAATCACGGCTTGGGGTTTGAGTAAGATAGGAAATATTTGTCGCGGAAGTTACAAGTAAGCAATCTATTTTTTTCTGAGCAATCTTTTTTCTGATATTTTGTATTTGTAAGGTCATTTAGCATTAATTAAATCAATCAAGGCCATAAGCCCTAATAGATAGCTTTTTGCCCCAAAACCAAGGATGGTTCCTTTGGCAACCGGGCTGATTAAAGATTTATGCCTGAATTCTTCCCTTGAGTAGATATTTGAAAGATGCACTTCTACGGTAATGACTCCTGAAGCAGCAATTGCATCTCTTATTGCAACGCTTGTATGTGTATAGGCAGCCGGGTTTATCAGTATTGCCTGAAAAGTTTTTTTGGCCTTACCGATTAAGTCTACGATTTCGCCTTCATGGTTTGATTGGATGATTTTAAGCGAAACCTTATTTTTCTTGGCCAGCTTATTTAATTCTGCGTTAATTTCTTTTAAAGTAACTCTTCCGTATACGGCAGGTTCTCGTTGCCCCAAAAGATCAAGATTAGGCCCATGTATGACTAATATCTTTTTCATTTAATTTTCCGCTTCGTCAATTAGCATAACGGGGATCCCGTCTTTTATGGGATATTTTTTCCCGCATTTCTTGCAGACTATTTTGTTGTCTTTTAATTCAACATCAGCTTTACAGGCAGGGCAGGCAAGAATATCTAATAATTCCTTGTCAATCATTTTGTTTCTCCTTTTGATGTTGCAATGTACTGCATTTTTAATTCGTAAAGCATATTTTCAATCAAAGTGCTTTCTTCTTTTGTTAAATTATTATTAGTTTTTTCTTTAAGCATATCAAGGGTGTCAATTATAAACTTGGCTTGATTAAGGCTTTTTTCAGTTTTGTTGGTAGCGGGATTCGGGACAATTCCAAGTGAAATTGATGCTTGTAGAGAAAGTGTAGTTATAAAGAAGCTAAAATCCGGAGTAATCGGGGTAAAATCATCATTGGTGTTTTTTAATTCAGTTTTTTCTTTCTCGACTTGCGCTTTCCAGCTTTCGTCAATCTTCTTGTCTTTTTCGTCCATAGTTTTAATAGATTATGATGCCGGCATATCCGACAACACTATTTCTATCTCCCGTAGTTTCTCCGGATGTCTGGTATCTGATTAATTCGCTTGATACTGCCCCTAAAAGCTTAGCCGCTCTAATCATTGCTATTGCAGGCGCAAATCCACACATGGAGATGTTTAGTTTTTCTTTCTTTTCAATTAATTTATTTTCGTTTAATTCAAGGATTGCTTTTATTGCTTCGTTGTCTTTTGATTTTGCTTGGGGCTCAGGCTCGTAATGGGTCATATCAGAGCTGGCTACTATTAACACTGAATCTTCCCTGCCGTTTTGTTCAATGGTTTCTGTTAATTCCTCCCCGATTTCTTTTAGGGTGTTTGTATCTTCGGACATAATAGTAATCGGCACGATTTTAATATCTTTTTTGAAATATTGGAAAAAAGGCAATTCTACTTCCAGTGAATGCTCATTTATATGCGCGGATGAATCTTCTTTAAGAAATTCCGAATTCTTCAATATTTGATTGGCTAAAACTGAGTCAATTTTTACGTCTCCCAGCGGAGTTTGCCAGATGCCTTCTGTCATGATGCTGTATGGCGCCCCATATCCGGTATGATTTGGCCCAAGGAGAATAATTGTTTCTTTTAAGTTTATCCGGGAAACCGTTTCTGCAGCCACCTTCCCTGAGTAAACATAGCCGGCATGAGGAAGTAAACAGGCTAAGCAATCTTTCTTCTGTGTATTTTTATCAATAAAAGATTCAATCTGATTTTTTAGATGCTGTGCGGATGAGGGATAAAATTGCCCTGCGAAAGACGCTTTTCTAATATCATATAATCCCATGAAACGCTCCTTCAAGAAATGCTTTAGCTTTTATTAAATCATCAGCAGTAGCAGGATGGTGCGCTTCTATAACTTTTATGGTTTCTTTTTTTAGAAAAGGCTTAAATCTTAAAAAATTTAAATCGCCCTTTAGAGGGGCAAGATGATCCTGGCATCCTGAAATATCATGAATATGGATGCCAAGCAATTCCTTACCGTAAGCATCAAGATAATCTTTATGACGCCAAAACCCTAAATTTTCCATTAATTGGGCATGCCCTGTATCATGCCAATAAAAAATATTAGAATTTTTAAACTCTTTAAGTATTATTCCGATTTCATTAAAAGAAGGCATCTCTCTATAATAAAAGCGTGTTTCTACTCCTAAAAGTATTCCTGATTTCTTAGCATGCACATTTAGTTCTTCTAAACTCTTAAGGGCGTTATAAAGGAAGGGTTTTGACTGGGCGGATCTTTCTTTAATAACTTCTTTTTTTAATTCATTAAATGCCTTGGATTTTCTTTGGCCCAAATTGTACAGGCTTATAAGTTTTCTGGTCCTATCTGGGATTTCCACTCTTCCGCAGTGAAGGACTACTGCTTTAGCTTTAAGCGATTTCGCGGTATCAATAGAACGTTTTGAATATTTAACCGCGAGCTCCCTCTGTTTATCGTCGGTAGAAGCCATTGAGAAACAATCAGGTAGCGCACTTAAACGGGAAAATTCCTTTGGAATCGGGCAGTAGTTGTGAATGCTGCTAATTTTAATCTTATTTGAATCCACTTCATTTTTAGCCTGCCTGACCATTGAAGCAGTGAGATTAAAACTAAGCTCAACTTCCTTAAAGCCCAGCTTTTTTATTTCAAAGAGCAGTTTATTTGCGTTTTTATAACGAAAAGCATTCCAAGATGTAGAAAGTGATAAACCCATTTTAACGCCTGCTTTTAGCCTTCTTTCTCTTGCGTTCGCTGGGTTTCTCGTAATGCTTGCGGTCTCTTACTTCTTTTAGAATTCCTTCCTGCTCAATTTTCTTCTTGAAACGGCGCAATGCTGCTTCAAACGATTCGTCTTTTTTGACTTCAACTTCTGACAATATGATCATCTCCTTTCAATTATAAGCTTTATTTTGAATTATTAATATACCATCTATAATATAAAGTGTCAATAAAAAGCTGCCTCGCGGGTCCTGCCGCCAGACAGACCCATTATTCTACTTCAAAAGAAATAATTACGTTAAAAGTTAAGATTGGATAATCAAGGTTTTTGGGGAATGATGGGTAAGGGGCTGCGTTTTTTATCGCGTTTATTGATATTTCACGGAGATATTGGCTTGCGGAAGAATTTTCTTCTTTGAGGCGGATGTCTTTTAAGGTTCCGTCTCTGGTAAGAATAAAGGATACTTCTAATTGGCCTGATTCCAGGCGGTTATTTGTTTGATAGAGCGAGCGTTTTATTTTTTCACGGACAATCTCGGAATGCGTAGTATAGGATGGGCTGTTATTATTTTTTTCGGCATCTTTAAGGGAAAAGACTATCTTCTTTTTTATGGAGATGGAATCCGGTTTGATAAAGGTAGGTTTTGGTAAGGCTGGCGGCTGTTGGGAGAGAGAGAATTTACTGCTTTTGTAAATGTTGTTTTTTTCAGCTACCGGTGAAGGAACTTTTATATCGCTGTAAATTTTATCCGGCAATTTAATCAATGGCTCAATTTTACGGGACTTTATGTTTGCCCCTGTTTTAGTTTTTATAGGTTCGTTGCGGGATTTTACATATTGGACCGCTACTAATTTCTCTTTTTTTATAGTTGGGATAAAGCTTAAGGAAGCATTCTGCATAAGGAATACTCCATGCAGAGCCAAAGATATTACAAGCATAAACAAAAGGGGTTTTTCTTTAAACATTTAAAATTCAATGCCTCTTCTTGCTTTTACGCCTTTTTTATAGTAATGCTTAATCTCTTTTATTTCGCTTACAAGGTCGGCGAGTGCTATGATTTTCTTATGAGCATTGCGGCCGGTTATGATTAATTCAATTTTAGGAGGAGCCTTTTTTATAAGCTCAATAATTGAATCTAACTTAAGTAATTTTAGATCTAAGGCGACATTAAGCTCATCCATTATCACCATGTCATAGGATTTATCTGAAATTATAGCCTTAATTCTATCTAGCCCTTTTTGAGCAAGCTGTTTATCTTTTTCGGTTACCTTTCTTATGAAGTTACAGCTGCCAAAGTGTTCAATCTTGATTTTCTTTATGCATTTTAACGCTTTTAAGCCGCAGCATTCTTTGCCTTTAGCGAACTGGCCAATGTATACTTTTAAACCAGCTCCTATTGC encodes the following:
- a CDS encoding cob(I)yrinic acid a,c-diamide adenosyltransferase, which translates into the protein MIQIYTGEGKGKTTAALGLALRAIGAGLKVYIGQFAKGKECCGLKALKCIKKIKIEHFGSCNFIRKVTEKDKQLAQKGLDRIKAIISDKSYDMVIMDELNVALDLKLLKLDSIIELIKKAPPKIELIITGRNAHKKIIALADLVSEIKEIKHYYKKGVKARRGIEF
- a CDS encoding DUF1844 domain-containing protein, encoding MDEKDKKIDESWKAQVEKEKTELKNTNDDFTPITPDFSFFITTLSLQASISLGIVPNPATNKTEKSLNQAKFIIDTLDMLKEKTNNNLTKEESTLIENMLYELKMQYIATSKGETK
- a CDS encoding sugar phosphate isomerase/epimerase, yielding MGLSLSTSWNAFRYKNANKLLFEIKKLGFKEVELSFNLTASMVRQAKNEVDSNKIKISSIHNYCPIPKEFSRLSALPDCFSMASTDDKQRELAVKYSKRSIDTAKSLKAKAVVLHCGRVEIPDRTRKLISLYNLGQRKSKAFNELKKEVIKERSAQSKPFLYNALKSLEELNVHAKKSGILLGVETRFYYREMPSFNEIGIILKEFKNSNIFYWHDTGHAQLMENLGFWRHKDYLDAYGKELLGIHIHDISGCQDHLAPLKGDLNFLRFKPFLKKETIKVIEAHHPATADDLIKAKAFLEGAFHGII
- a CDS encoding Trm112 family protein: MIDKELLDILACPACKADVELKDNKIVCKKCGKKYPIKDGIPVMLIDEAEN
- the efp gene encoding elongation factor P translates to MVIDAQHVKPGKGAAFVRAKCRNMKTGNVLEKTFRGDEKIEVAFVEERKLQYQYQSGGMFHFMDQETFEEIAIPEESIGDNKKFLQDNLEVSGYFYKHDTLSVNLPNFIIFTIMHTEPGIKGDTAKSGTKPAEVETGATIQVPLFINEGDKVKIDTRTGGYVERVS
- the rpsU gene encoding 30S ribosomal protein S21, with the protein product MSEVEVKKDESFEAALRRFKKKIEQEGILKEVRDRKHYEKPSERKRKKAKSRR
- the aroQ gene encoding type II 3-dehydroquinate dehydratase, whose product is MKKILVIHGPNLDLLGQREPAVYGRVTLKEINAELNKLAKKNKVSLKIIQSNHEGEIVDLIGKAKKTFQAILINPAAYTHTSVAIRDAIAASGVITVEVHLSNIYSREEFRHKSLISPVAKGTILGFGAKSYLLGLMALIDLINAK
- the amrB gene encoding AmmeMemoRadiSam system protein B — encoded protein: MGLYDIRKASFAGQFYPSSAQHLKNQIESFIDKNTQKKDCLACLLPHAGYVYSGKVAAETVSRINLKETIILLGPNHTGYGAPYSIMTEGIWQTPLGDVKIDSVLANQILKNSEFLKEDSSAHINEHSLEVELPFFQYFKKDIKIVPITIMSEDTNTLKEIGEELTETIEQNGREDSVLIVASSDMTHYEPEPQAKSKDNEAIKAILELNENKLIEKKEKLNISMCGFAPAIAMIRAAKLLGAVSSELIRYQTSGETTGDRNSVVGYAGIIIY
- a CDS encoding Xaa-Pro peptidase family protein; translation: MTLQIQNIRKKIAQKKIDCLLVTSATNISYLTQTPSRDSYFLISKNRLFYLTDSRYTEEAKKRLGREIIIKKIDGAITQTLVEICLEINAKRIGFEERNLSFSGYKKIKTAFGKKVSLIPTQDLVENLREVKSVEELKKIRKAIAITKEALNFAKRVIKPGKKELEVVAELERFIRYHGAKASAFDIIVASGANSSFPHHISSQKRIRNNELVLVDIGVDYEGYKSDLTRIFFLGRISVYARSIYDLVLKANRSAINAIKPGTLIAKIDSQARSTISQKGFGEYFGHSLGHGVGLDIHEKPTISGKNQEKLTPGMVFTVEPAIYLPGKFGIRIEDMVLVTKKGCEVLSGSIN
- a CDS encoding energy transducer TonB, whose protein sequence is MFKEKPLLFMLVISLALHGVFLMQNASLSFIPTIKKEKLVAVQYVKSRNEPIKTKTGANIKSRKIEPLIKLPDKIYSDIKVPSPVAEKNNIYKSSKFSLSQQPPALPKPTFIKPDSISIKKKIVFSLKDAEKNNNSPSYTTHSEIVREKIKRSLYQTNNRLESGQLEVSFILTRDGTLKDIRLKEENSSASQYLREISINAIKNAAPYPSFPKNLDYPILTFNVIISFEVE